Proteins co-encoded in one Metabacillus sp. KUDC1714 genomic window:
- a CDS encoding glycerophosphodiester phosphodiesterase, with the protein MTLIFGHRGAAGDYPENTMLSFKAAKAAKADGIELDVQMTKDGELVVIHDETVDRTTNGTGFVKELSFEEISRLDASYKFTQYKGGSFIPTLNEVLEWAKQQREFIVNIELKNGIIDYPKIEEKTIKLIYKHSLQKRVIISSFNHYSLVTCKEISSEIETAILYMEGLYMPWKYAESIGAKGLHPHYHAAKGEVISQSKSHGISVRPFTINDTQLMQRLINEKCTGFFTDFPETAVELKLKGD; encoded by the coding sequence ATGACATTAATTTTTGGTCATAGAGGTGCTGCAGGTGATTATCCCGAAAATACAATGCTATCATTCAAAGCTGCCAAGGCTGCAAAAGCTGATGGGATTGAATTGGATGTTCAAATGACAAAAGATGGTGAACTAGTTGTGATCCATGATGAAACAGTTGATCGAACGACAAACGGCACGGGATTTGTAAAAGAATTAAGCTTTGAGGAAATTTCTCGATTAGATGCGAGCTATAAGTTTACACAATATAAAGGTGGCTCATTTATTCCAACGCTTAACGAAGTGTTGGAATGGGCAAAACAGCAAAGAGAATTCATTGTAAATATTGAATTGAAAAATGGAATCATTGATTATCCAAAAATAGAAGAAAAAACAATTAAGCTTATTTACAAACATAGCCTTCAAAAGCGAGTAATTATCTCTTCTTTTAATCATTATAGTTTAGTAACCTGTAAGGAGATCTCATCTGAAATTGAAACAGCCATCCTTTATATGGAAGGATTATATATGCCTTGGAAGTATGCGGAGAGTATCGGTGCGAAAGGGTTGCATCCCCATTATCATGCAGCCAAAGGGGAGGTAATTTCGCAATCTAAAAGCCACGGAATTAGCGTAAGACCATTTACCATAAATGATACGCAATTGATGCAGCGGTTGATAAATGAAAAATGCACAGGGTTTTTTACTGATTTTCCAGAAACTGCTGTAGAGCTAAAACTTAAAGGCGATTGA
- the bcd gene encoding branched-chain amino acid dehydrogenase: MEIFKYMEHYDYEQLVFCQDRQSGLKAIIAIHDTTLGPALGGTRMWTYESEEEAIEDALRLARGMTYKNAAAGLNLGGGKTVIIGDPRKDKNEEMFRAFGRYIQGLNGRYITAEDVGTTVADMDLIHEETDYVTGISPAFGSSGNPSPVTAYGVYRGMKAAVMEAFGTDSLEGKVVAVQGVGNVAYNLCKHLHEEGAHLVVTDINKEAVRRAVEDFNAKAVEPNDIYSVECDVYAPCALGATINDVTIPQIKAKVIAGAANNQLKDTKHGDLIHEMGIVYAPDYVINAGGVINVADELYGYNSERALKKVEGIYNNIARVIEIAKRDGIPTYQAADRLAEERIERMRNSRSQFLQNGHHILSRRP; this comes from the coding sequence ATGGAAATTTTCAAATATATGGAGCATTACGATTATGAGCAATTGGTATTTTGTCAGGATAGACAATCGGGACTAAAGGCAATTATCGCCATCCATGATACGACACTAGGACCTGCTCTAGGTGGTACACGAATGTGGACTTATGAATCAGAGGAAGAAGCAATTGAAGATGCTCTTCGTTTAGCTCGAGGGATGACTTATAAAAATGCTGCTGCCGGTTTAAACCTGGGTGGGGGTAAAACAGTTATTATTGGTGATCCGCGTAAGGATAAAAATGAAGAGATGTTCCGTGCATTTGGCCGTTATATTCAAGGCTTAAATGGTCGATATATTACAGCTGAGGATGTAGGAACAACTGTTGCAGACATGGATTTAATTCATGAAGAAACAGATTATGTAACAGGCATCTCCCCTGCTTTTGGCTCTTCTGGTAACCCATCTCCTGTAACGGCTTATGGTGTTTATCGCGGGATGAAGGCTGCGGTTATGGAAGCCTTTGGAACAGATTCACTAGAGGGTAAGGTTGTTGCTGTACAAGGGGTTGGGAATGTAGCTTACAACCTGTGTAAACATTTGCATGAAGAAGGTGCACACTTAGTTGTAACCGATATAAACAAAGAAGCAGTACGACGTGCTGTTGAGGATTTTAATGCAAAAGCAGTTGAACCAAATGATATTTATAGTGTGGAATGTGATGTTTATGCACCATGTGCTCTTGGTGCAACAATAAATGATGTTACGATTCCTCAAATAAAAGCTAAGGTGATTGCAGGAGCTGCGAATAATCAATTAAAAGATACTAAGCATGGAGATTTAATCCATGAAATGGGAATTGTCTATGCTCCTGATTATGTCATTAATGCTGGTGGTGTTATTAACGTAGCAGATGAATTATATGGCTATAATAGTGAACGTGCGCTGAAAAAGGTTGAAGGAATATATAACAATATCGCCCGAGTAATCGAAATAGCTAAACGTGACGGTATTCCAACCTATCAAGCAGCGGATCGTCTTGCTGAAGAACGTATTGAAAGAATGAGAAATTCTCGCAGTCAATTTTTGCAAAATGGACATCATATTTTAAGTCGTCGACCATAA
- a CDS encoding IS3 family transposase (programmed frameshift): MSKIIFNEFQRQQLENNPNVNHVSDRSISYKPEFKIAAIKEYKNGKGPTDIFIEYGFDLDIIGSKKPQQCLKRWRKTYEKYGEEGFKNELRGKGSTGRPSSKDLTVEDKLKKAEARIAFLEMEKRLLKKVRRTREEGEETKLTLSEKFQLIEATIRRYGLVRMVSYLCELATEKRKSYYAWLKAEPKRIDRERKDVQDYKLIKQVFDEKNGKSGGRDIRMVLENDYFTVMNLKKIYRIMNKFNLKSKIRRSNPYKRMAQATQEHRTCPNILNRNFVHSEPGKVLLTDITYLYLENGIPVYLSCVKDGSTREILAYYLSTTLEMRLVYRTLDNLINALDGNVHPEAILHSDQGFHYTNPEYRKKVKKLGFIQSMSRKGNCWDNAPIESFFGHLKDEIDASSCQTLTELKGVIEDYMVYYNTYRYQWGLKKMAPEQYRSHLLSA, translated from the exons ATGAGTAAAATTATTTTTAATGAATTTCAACGTCAACAACTGGAGAACAATCCAAATGTCAATCATGTATCAGATCGGTCGATCTCTTACAAACCTGAATTTAAAATTGCTGCCATTAAGGAATACAAAAATGGCAAAGGGCCAACGGATATTTTCATTGAATATGGATTTGATCTAGACATAATTGGATCTAAAAAGCCTCAACAATGTTTAAAGCGTTGGAGAAAAACTTATGAAAAGTATGGTGAGGAAGGTTTTAAGAATGAGCTTCGTGGTAAAGGAAGCACTGGACGCCCATCTTCGAAGGATCTTACAGTAGAAGATAAACTAAAAAAAGCAGAGGCACGTATTGCCTTCTTAGAGATGGAGA AACGACTTCTTAAAAAAGTTAGAAGAACTAGAGAGGAAGGCGAAGAAACAAAATTAACATTATCAGAAAAGTTCCAACTAATTGAGGCCACAATTCGTAGATATGGTCTAGTTAGAATGGTATCTTATCTTTGTGAATTAGCTACAGAAAAACGCAAAAGTTACTATGCCTGGCTTAAGGCTGAACCCAAGCGTATCGATAGAGAACGTAAGGATGTACAGGATTATAAACTTATAAAACAAGTCTTCGATGAAAAGAATGGTAAATCAGGTGGACGAGATATAAGAATGGTTCTAGAAAATGATTATTTCACTGTGATGAATCTCAAGAAAATCTATCGTATTATGAATAAGTTTAACCTAAAGTCAAAAATTAGAAGGTCAAACCCTTACAAACGAATGGCTCAGGCAACACAAGAACACCGGACTTGTCCAAATATCCTGAATCGAAATTTCGTACATAGTGAGCCTGGTAAAGTGTTACTTACTGACATCACCTATCTTTATTTAGAAAATGGCATACCTGTATATTTGTCATGTGTTAAAGACGGTTCAACACGTGAAATCTTGGCCTACTATCTCTCGACAACATTAGAAATGCGACTTGTTTATCGAACACTTGATAACTTAATTAATGCCTTGGACGGGAACGTCCACCCAGAAGCCATACTCCATTCTGATCAAGGATTTCACTATACAAATCCAGAATATCGAAAAAAAGTTAAGAAACTTGGGTTTATTCAATCTATGTCTCGTAAAGGAAACTGTTGGGATAACGCACCAATAGAATCATTCTTTGGCCATTTAAAAGATGAGATTGATGCTTCTTCATGTCAAACACTCACAGAATTAAAAGGGGTAATTGAAGATTATATGGTCTACTATAATACTTACCGATATCAATGGGGATTAAAAAAGATGGCCCCGGAACAATACCGAAGCCACCTATTAAGTGCATAA
- a CDS encoding YitT family protein, translated as MKKFAVLLFSSICIGIGVNMFILPIHLINGGIFGISLLIKYIWGIKIGHIMILINTPIYLLSLLYDKTYFINAILGLIFTSTIIDLLSPLNGLLQLPIITSAILGGLIIGIGVGFMLRSHISPGGIDLLALLISKSKAINPGIVIFIIDSLIIIAGIIVLQDFKLLYSFITISCVGLCVGLLNTFKSMNFYVR; from the coding sequence ATGAAAAAGTTTGCTGTTTTACTTTTTTCAAGTATTTGTATCGGAATAGGTGTTAACATGTTCATACTGCCTATTCATCTAATAAATGGCGGCATTTTCGGAATAAGTTTACTTATTAAGTACATATGGGGAATTAAGATCGGACACATAATGATTTTGATAAATACCCCTATTTACCTTCTATCCCTTCTATACGATAAAACTTATTTTATTAATGCGATTCTTGGATTGATCTTTACCTCAACTATCATTGATTTGCTTTCACCACTCAACGGCTTGCTACAACTTCCTATCATAACAAGTGCCATACTAGGTGGATTAATAATTGGAATCGGTGTTGGATTCATGCTAAGATCACATATCAGCCCAGGTGGGATCGATTTATTAGCACTTTTAATTTCGAAATCAAAAGCGATTAATCCAGGAATCGTTATATTCATCATCGATTCATTAATCATAATTGCAGGAATTATTGTATTACAAGACTTTAAATTATTATACTCATTTATAACGATTTCTTGTGTTGGTCTTTGTGTCGGCCTCCTTAATACATTTAAGTCAATGAACTTTTATGTGCGATAA
- a CDS encoding alpha-galactosidase yields MTIKVNVETLEFHIFNENVSYIFRVLEKSNQLEHLYYGKKIRHRDSFKHLLEREIRPSCNMFEDDHTSTLEHIKQEYPSYGTTDYRSPAHMITNKTGSHITNYQYQSYEIIAGKPTLHQLPATYVEDENEANTLEITLWDEVLKSKVILSYTIYKNRNVICRNTRFVNEGNDSFYINNAMSASVDLPDDQFEMVHLNGAWAREAHVDSQKLFKGIQSVYSTRGASSHAHNPFLALKRLDATEHTGEVYGFSLVYSGNFLAQVEVDTYSVSRVLIGINPFQFKWKLNPNETFQTPECVMVYSDQGLNGMSQTYHELFRERLVRGYWRDKVRPILINNWEATYFDFNEEKIVDIASTANNLGIELFVLDDGWFGERNDDTSSLGDWFENKDKLPNGIKGLSEKIEALGMKFGLWFEPEMVSKGTKLFEEHPDWIISTPERRASHGRNQFVLDFSRAEVVNHIFTLMDNIINDSKISYIKWDMNRYITEAYSTSLKSDQQGELFHRYILGVYELYERLIAKYPEILFESCAGGGARFDPGLLYYAPQAWASDNTDAVERLKIQYGTSMVYPLSAIGSHISAIPNHQVGRMTSIDTRANVAYFGTFGYELDITKLSDEEKAKVQEQVAFFKEKRSLVRSGDFHRLLSPFELNEVSWMVVSKDKTEALVGYYKVLAKPNDKYYRLKLKGLDSDKLYAIEGIKSTHYGDELMNLGIVLGEDYTDRASDFWSREHPHDYASKLFVIKEVN; encoded by the coding sequence TTGACGATTAAGGTAAACGTGGAAACACTGGAATTCCACATATTTAATGAAAATGTAAGCTATATTTTTCGAGTATTAGAAAAAAGCAATCAATTAGAACATCTTTATTATGGAAAAAAGATTAGACATCGTGATTCATTCAAACATTTACTAGAACGTGAAATTCGCCCTTCATGTAATATGTTCGAAGATGACCATACTTCAACACTTGAGCATATTAAGCAAGAATATCCAAGTTATGGGACAACAGATTATCGCTCACCAGCCCACATGATCACCAATAAAACCGGTAGTCATATAACCAATTATCAGTACCAAAGCTATGAAATAATTGCTGGGAAGCCAACGCTTCACCAATTGCCAGCAACATATGTAGAGGATGAAAATGAAGCAAATACGTTAGAAATTACATTATGGGATGAAGTTTTAAAAAGTAAAGTAATTCTGAGCTACACAATCTATAAAAATAGAAATGTCATTTGCCGTAACACTCGTTTTGTAAATGAAGGAAATGATTCTTTTTATATTAACAATGCTATGAGTGCTAGTGTTGATCTTCCTGATGACCAATTTGAAATGGTGCATTTAAATGGTGCTTGGGCACGTGAAGCACATGTAGATTCTCAAAAATTATTTAAAGGCATTCAATCGGTATATAGCACGAGAGGCGCAAGTAGCCATGCACATAATCCCTTCTTAGCTTTAAAACGCTTGGATGCAACTGAGCATACTGGTGAGGTCTATGGCTTTAGCTTAGTATATAGCGGCAACTTTTTGGCACAGGTTGAAGTAGATACCTATAGTGTTAGTCGAGTACTAATAGGGATTAACCCATTTCAATTCAAGTGGAAGTTAAACCCTAACGAAACCTTCCAAACACCAGAATGTGTTATGGTTTATTCAGATCAAGGTTTAAATGGAATGAGTCAAACGTATCATGAATTATTTAGAGAGCGCTTAGTACGAGGTTATTGGCGAGATAAAGTTCGCCCTATTTTGATTAATAACTGGGAAGCAACTTACTTTGATTTCAATGAAGAGAAAATTGTAGATATAGCCTCAACTGCAAATAATTTAGGAATTGAGCTTTTTGTATTGGATGATGGTTGGTTTGGTGAACGGAACGATGACACAAGTTCATTGGGTGATTGGTTTGAAAATAAAGACAAGCTGCCAAATGGAATTAAAGGGTTATCTGAAAAAATAGAGGCTTTAGGTATGAAGTTTGGCCTTTGGTTTGAACCAGAAATGGTTTCAAAAGGAACAAAATTATTTGAAGAACATCCGGATTGGATCATTTCAACACCAGAACGCCGCGCATCACATGGACGAAATCAATTCGTTCTAGATTTCTCAAGGGCTGAAGTGGTTAACCATATCTTCACCTTGATGGATAACATTATTAATGATTCTAAGATTTCTTATATCAAATGGGACATGAATCGATATATTACAGAAGCCTATTCGACTAGCTTAAAGTCAGATCAGCAAGGTGAATTGTTCCATCGTTATATTTTGGGAGTTTATGAGCTCTATGAACGATTAATTGCGAAATACCCTGAAATTTTATTCGAATCATGTGCTGGTGGTGGTGCTCGCTTTGATCCAGGCTTATTGTATTATGCACCTCAAGCCTGGGCTAGTGATAACACAGATGCGGTTGAACGTTTAAAAATCCAATACGGAACATCAATGGTCTATCCGTTAAGCGCAATTGGCAGCCACATATCCGCTATTCCAAATCATCAAGTAGGACGAATGACTTCAATTGATACACGAGCTAATGTTGCATATTTCGGGACATTTGGTTATGAACTAGATATAACGAAATTAAGTGATGAAGAAAAAGCAAAGGTACAGGAACAGGTTGCATTTTTCAAAGAAAAGCGGAGCTTAGTTCGCAGCGGAGATTTTCACCGTTTACTAAGTCCATTCGAGTTAAATGAAGTCTCCTGGATGGTCGTTTCTAAAGATAAAACCGAAGCACTTGTTGGTTATTATAAAGTTCTAGCAAAACCTAATGATAAATATTATCGCCTAAAGCTAAAAGGTTTAGATTCTGACAAGTTATATGCAATTGAAGGAATCAAATCAACCCATTACGGTGATGAGTTAATGAATCTCGGTATTGTTCTAGGCGAAGATTACACAGATCGTGCTTCAGATTTTTGGTCCAGAGAACATCCACATGATTATGCTTCAAAGTTATTTGTGATAAAAGAAGTAAATTGA
- a CDS encoding DUF2627 domain-containing protein has product MIRILALVIMVIPGFLAAFGIKLMRDMTFGILQPPIPYLWLQFLFGLFLFLGGLSFVAGFIFYRDRKRNKVQKRFAKR; this is encoded by the coding sequence ATGATTAGAATACTTGCACTTGTCATTATGGTCATTCCAGGTTTTTTAGCAGCATTTGGTATTAAGCTCATGCGTGACATGACGTTTGGAATCCTTCAACCTCCTATACCATATTTATGGCTGCAGTTTTTATTTGGACTTTTCTTGTTTTTAGGTGGGCTTAGCTTTGTGGCAGGTTTTATCTTTTATAGAGATCGAAAACGAAATAAGGTACAGAAGAGATTCGCTAAGAGGTAG
- a CDS encoding sigma-54 interaction domain-containing protein: MQRVMIVGAGKDGTALLKRIVETNIVEVAAMIDKNEHAPGMELARSLGIETSRHWKTVKQKNINIVIEATGNIKVMELLQQEKHPDMVIIPGAVAHLISELVEEKELLIARLKEETYKQQTIFNSTNDGMIVIDIDEKIILFNKTAEEITGFPREKAMGHKVNEVIPSSKLARTLKTREVETNQEQVLDNGLKIITTRIPMIDEAGNLLGALALFKDITEIVNLAEEVTNLKEIQVMLEAIIQSSEEAISVVDEEGHGILINRAYTKMTGLSEEQVLGKPATADISEGESMHMKVLQTRRAVRGVRMKVGPAKRDVIVNVAPVIVNGKLKGSVGVIQDMSEIQKLTTELSRARQIIRTLEAKYSFEDIIGISDEMKMAIEQAKLGAKTPATVLLRGESGTGKELFAHAIHNASDRKYNKFIRVNCAAIAESLLESELFGYEEGAFSGAKRGGKRGFFEEANNGSIFLDEIGELSANMQAKLLRVLQENEIVKVGGTKPVPVNVRVIAATNLNIEKAMSEGVFREDLYYRLNRYPISIPPLRDRKEDIPALCQRLISKLNQDYGRNIVSVTGQAINILTQHDWPGNVRELENVLGRTIIFMEHHEIEIEGKHIPMLQLPTKESKAQENSAFVHNNEETLADAVERVEAEVIKRSLEVHEYNRTKTAKALGISLRSLYYKMEKYNLANNSMQ; this comes from the coding sequence ATGCAACGAGTTATGATAGTTGGGGCTGGTAAGGATGGAACAGCTCTGTTGAAAAGAATTGTCGAAACGAATATTGTGGAAGTTGCTGCAATGATTGATAAAAATGAACATGCTCCAGGGATGGAACTAGCTAGAAGTCTGGGTATTGAAACAAGCAGGCATTGGAAGACTGTTAAGCAAAAAAATATTAACATTGTTATTGAAGCAACAGGTAACATTAAGGTCATGGAGCTTTTACAACAGGAAAAGCATCCAGATATGGTTATTATTCCAGGTGCAGTAGCACATCTTATTTCTGAACTTGTTGAAGAAAAAGAATTGTTAATCGCAAGACTTAAAGAGGAGACCTATAAACAGCAAACCATCTTTAATTCTACAAATGATGGCATGATCGTGATTGATATAGACGAAAAAATTATCTTATTTAATAAAACTGCGGAGGAAATAACAGGATTTCCTCGTGAAAAGGCAATGGGGCACAAGGTAAATGAGGTAATTCCTTCGAGTAAGTTGGCAAGGACGCTTAAAACTCGAGAGGTTGAAACGAATCAGGAGCAAGTTCTTGATAATGGACTTAAAATCATTACGACTAGAATTCCTATGATTGATGAAGCGGGGAATCTACTAGGAGCATTAGCCCTTTTTAAAGATATAACAGAAATTGTTAACTTGGCAGAAGAGGTTACGAACTTAAAGGAGATCCAAGTGATGCTTGAAGCAATCATCCAATCATCAGAGGAAGCAATATCAGTAGTGGATGAAGAAGGTCATGGAATCCTTATTAATCGGGCATATACTAAAATGACAGGGTTATCTGAGGAGCAAGTTCTAGGAAAACCAGCAACAGCAGATATCTCTGAAGGTGAAAGCATGCATATGAAGGTACTACAAACAAGACGTGCAGTTCGAGGCGTCAGAATGAAAGTTGGTCCTGCAAAAAGAGACGTCATTGTAAATGTTGCTCCTGTCATTGTTAATGGAAAGTTAAAAGGTAGTGTTGGGGTTATTCAAGATATGTCAGAAATTCAAAAGCTGACTACAGAGTTAAGTCGGGCAAGACAAATTATTCGAACGCTAGAAGCGAAATACTCGTTTGAGGACATAATTGGTATAAGTGATGAAATGAAAATGGCGATTGAACAGGCAAAGCTTGGTGCGAAAACTCCTGCAACTGTGCTCTTACGGGGTGAATCTGGGACAGGTAAGGAGCTATTTGCACATGCTATACATAATGCAAGTGATCGAAAATATAACAAATTTATTCGGGTAAATTGTGCTGCTATTGCTGAAAGTCTCCTTGAAAGTGAACTTTTCGGATATGAAGAAGGAGCTTTTTCAGGTGCGAAGCGTGGAGGGAAAAGGGGTTTTTTTGAGGAAGCAAATAATGGTAGTATTTTTTTAGATGAGATAGGAGAATTATCAGCAAATATGCAGGCAAAGCTTCTTCGTGTATTACAGGAAAATGAAATCGTCAAGGTTGGTGGAACAAAACCTGTTCCGGTAAATGTAAGGGTAATTGCTGCAACTAATTTAAATATTGAAAAAGCAATGTCAGAAGGCGTATTTCGTGAGGATTTATATTACCGCCTAAATCGATATCCTATTTCTATACCACCACTAAGAGATCGAAAAGAAGATATTCCTGCTTTGTGCCAAAGGTTAATTAGTAAATTAAATCAGGATTATGGTAGAAATATCGTTTCTGTAACAGGACAAGCAATTAATATTTTAACCCAACATGATTGGCCAGGTAATGTAAGAGAACTTGAAAATGTATTAGGAAGAACAATTATTTTCATGGAACACCACGAAATTGAGATTGAAGGGAAACATATTCCGATGCTTCAGTTGCCGACAAAGGAAAGTAAAGCACAAGAAAATAGCGCTTTTGTCCATAATAATGAGGAGACATTAGCTGATGCTGTAGAACGTGTTGAGGCAGAGGTTATCAAACGCTCATTAGAAGTCCATGAGTATAATCGTACAAAAACAGCAAAAGCTTTAGGAATATCGTTAAGAAGTTTATATTATAAAATGGAAAAATATAACCTTGCAAATAATAGCATGCAATAA
- a CDS encoding YycC family protein — translation MRPLQISADTAQKLATSLNVPLEQIMHMPQHILIAKLTELNSKENTDKKD, via the coding sequence ATGAGACCATTACAAATATCAGCAGATACAGCACAGAAACTAGCTACATCACTAAATGTTCCGCTTGAGCAGATAATGCACATGCCACAACATATACTGATTGCTAAGCTTACCGAACTAAATAGCAAAGAAAATACTGACAAGAAAGACTGA
- a CDS encoding ketoacyl-ACP synthase III, with amino-acid sequence MISKARITAIGSYVPDLIVTNSDLEKMVDTNDEWILRRTGIKERRFAAETEYTSDVSIKAIENLVERYQKDIRDVDMIIVCTLSPDYQTPSVASYIQGRLGLKQAGAIDINAACAGFTYGLHLANGLITAELHKKILVVGAETLSKITDFTDRTTCILFGDGAGAVLVEYDERGSFLSSHVVSEGEKAISLYGTYLSDKMFGTELQNKRQLVQNGREVYKWAVTTVPNGMKTVVEKANFSLQDVDWFIPHSANLRMIESICVKSQFSIEKTLTSLVHFGNTSAASIPLALDNGIKDGRVKEGDHLLLYGFGGGLSQSGQLVRWG; translated from the coding sequence ATGATTTCAAAAGCTCGTATTACTGCCATTGGATCATATGTACCGGATTTAATCGTAACAAACAGTGATCTTGAAAAAATGGTTGATACAAATGATGAATGGATTTTGAGGCGAACTGGAATAAAGGAAAGAAGATTTGCAGCAGAAACTGAATATACTAGTGATGTAAGTATTAAGGCAATCGAAAACTTAGTAGAACGCTACCAAAAAGATATAAGAGACGTCGATATGATTATTGTGTGCACACTATCTCCTGACTACCAAACCCCTAGTGTAGCCTCATATATTCAAGGAAGATTGGGGCTAAAACAAGCTGGAGCCATTGATATAAATGCTGCATGCGCAGGGTTTACGTATGGCTTACATTTAGCAAATGGACTTATTACAGCTGAACTCCATAAAAAAATCCTCGTGGTAGGTGCTGAAACTTTATCAAAAATAACTGATTTTACTGACCGAACAACTTGTATATTATTCGGAGACGGTGCTGGAGCTGTTCTTGTCGAGTATGACGAAAGAGGAAGCTTTCTCTCGTCACACGTAGTTTCAGAAGGTGAAAAGGCAATAAGTTTATATGGAACCTATTTATCTGACAAAATGTTTGGAACGGAGCTACAGAATAAACGACAGCTCGTACAAAATGGGCGTGAGGTATACAAATGGGCTGTTACAACTGTTCCTAACGGCATGAAAACTGTTGTAGAAAAAGCTAATTTTTCTTTGCAGGATGTTGATTGGTTTATTCCGCACAGTGCTAACCTAAGAATGATTGAATCGATCTGTGTGAAAAGCCAATTTTCTATTGAAAAGACACTGACAAGTCTAGTCCATTTTGGTAATACATCTGCTGCCTCAATCCCTTTAGCCTTAGATAATGGAATTAAAGACGGCAGAGTGAAAGAAGGAGATCACCTATTACTTTATGGATTTGGAGGAGGTCTTTCCCAATCAGGTCAACTTGTTCGATGGGGATAA
- the yqiS gene encoding phosphate butyryltransferase, producing the protein MKLENLLDEAAKINGKIVAVASAEDEEVIEAVSEAIKRNLAHFLLYGKKEEIEDLLIAKGIGKDHVQIIQARTKEQATELAVRAVHQNEASVLMKGNVPTATLLKAVLNKEYGLRTGRILSHVAIFEVPGFSKFTIVTDAAMNLEPDLQQKEQIVVNAVNIARAIGIDKPKVAALAAVEIINPAMQATIDAASLTLMNKRGQIKDCLIDGPLALDNAISLEAAKHKGIDSDIAGQADILLVPTIDVGNVLYKSLIYFAKASVGAVIAGAKAPIVLTSRSDSSESKLYSLALAICSSDKYNI; encoded by the coding sequence ATGAAGCTAGAAAATCTGCTGGACGAAGCAGCTAAAATAAATGGAAAAATTGTTGCGGTGGCTTCAGCAGAAGATGAAGAGGTAATTGAAGCTGTATCTGAAGCGATAAAACGTAATCTTGCTCATTTTTTATTGTATGGAAAAAAGGAAGAAATAGAGGATTTATTGATTGCAAAAGGTATTGGGAAAGATCATGTTCAAATTATCCAAGCGAGAACAAAAGAACAAGCGACAGAACTTGCTGTAAGAGCCGTTCATCAGAATGAAGCTTCAGTGCTAATGAAGGGGAACGTTCCGACTGCAACTCTTTTAAAGGCTGTATTAAACAAGGAGTATGGTCTTAGAACAGGAAGGATTTTATCACATGTCGCCATTTTTGAAGTCCCTGGATTTTCAAAGTTCACAATTGTCACGGATGCTGCCATGAATCTTGAGCCTGATTTGCAGCAAAAGGAGCAAATTGTTGTGAATGCAGTTAATATTGCAAGAGCAATTGGGATCGATAAGCCTAAAGTTGCTGCACTTGCTGCAGTTGAGATAATAAATCCTGCTATGCAGGCAACCATTGATGCAGCTTCATTAACATTAATGAATAAGAGAGGGCAAATAAAGGATTGTCTCATTGATGGACCTTTAGCTCTGGATAATGCAATTTCATTAGAGGCGGCGAAACATAAAGGGATTGATAGTGACATTGCCGGACAAGCAGATATATTGCTAGTACCTACTATAGATGTAGGAAATGTTTTGTATAAATCTCTGATTTATTTTGCAAAAGCTAGTGTTGGGGCGGTTATTGCTGGAGCGAAAGCACCAATTGTATTAACAAGTCGATCGGACTCTTCTGAAAGTAAGCTCTATTCTTTAGCATTAGCGATTTGTTCATCTGATAAGTATAACATTTAG